The region GCGGTGCAACTACTCGCGGCGTTCGAGATCGGGCGGCGCGTGGAGGCGCAGGGGGACGGCGAGCGCGTGCAGGTCTGCGCGCCCGCTGACGTCGCCGCTGCGTACGGCCCGAAGCTCCGCGACCTCAAGCGCGAGGTGTTCGTCATTGTCCTCCTCAACACGGCGAACGTGATCACGGGCGACTTCACGATTTCCGAAGGCGGCCTCGCGGCGAGCATCGTCGAGCCGCGGGCCGTCTTTCAGCGGGCCGTCGTCGAGAACGCGGCGGCGATCATCTGCCTGCACAATCACCCCTCGGGCAACCCGGAGCCCAGTCGGGAGGACGTGCAGATCACGAAGCAACTCGTCGAGGCGGGGAAGCTGATGGGCATCCCGGTCCACGATCACCTCATCATCGCCGGGCGCGGCTACACCTCGCTCGCCGAGCGCGGGCTGATGTGAGCGGGTAAGAGCGGGAGATGGAAAGAAGGGAAGATCGGGGGCTACAGGCTATGAATAGATCGATGCGTATCGACCGAGTTGAAGACTTGCGGGCGTATCGCCGGGCCTTCGAATCTGCGATGCAGATTTTCGAGTGGTCAGAGCAATGGCCGAAAGAAGAACGATATGCATTAACCGATCAGGTACGTCGTTCGTCTCGAGCGGTCTGTGCGAACCTGTCCGAATCTTGGGCGAAACGACGCTACCCAAAGCACTTCGTTGCCAAACTGAGTGACGCCCACGGCGAAGCGGAGGAGACCCTGACGTGGCTCCGCTTTGCCGTTCGGTGTCACTACTTCGTCGGAGATGAAGTGGAAGTGTTCGTCGAGCAATACCGCGAAGTCATCGGCGGCCTCGTCAATATGATGAGCCACCCGAGTGACTGGTCCCGTCCCGCTCAGGGGGTTCGGGAAAACGACGTCGCCTACGCTGCCTAAATTTCTTCCGCTCTTCCGCTCTTCCGCTCTTCCGCTCTTCCGCTCTTCCGCTCTTCCGCTCTTCCGCTCTTCCGCTCTTCCGCTCTTCCGCTCTTCCGCTCTTCCGCTCTTCCGCTCTTCCGCTCTTCCGCTCTTCCGC is a window of Rhodothermales bacterium DNA encoding:
- a CDS encoding four helix bundle protein, encoding MRIDRVEDLRAYRRAFESAMQIFEWSEQWPKEERYALTDQVRRSSRAVCANLSESWAKRRYPKHFVAKLSDAHGEAEETLTWLRFAVRCHYFVGDEVEVFVEQYREVIGGLVNMMSHPSDWSRPAQGVRENDVAYAA
- the radC gene encoding DNA repair protein RadC — encoded protein: MHDPINPAAEPDVQYHLPINQWDASERPREKLMTRGPHALSDAELIGLIFGNGTKTKAGSLSAVQLGQALLQTYGSLGALAKKDRKLMERVVGVGPAKAVQLLAAFEIGRRVEAQGDGERVQVCAPADVAAAYGPKLRDLKREVFVIVLLNTANVITGDFTISEGGLAASIVEPRAVFQRAVVENAAAIICLHNHPSGNPEPSREDVQITKQLVEAGKLMGIPVHDHLIIAGRGYTSLAERGLM